The Nakamurella antarctica genomic interval ATGCCCACCAGTACTACTTCATGGGCAAGGACAACATCACCTTTCACTCGCAGATCTGGCCTGCGGAGCTCCTGGCGTACAACGGGAAGGGTTCGCGCGGCGGGCAACCCGGGCCGCTGGGTGCACTCGATTTACCGACCGAGATCGTGTCGAGCGAATACCTGACGATGAGTGGCTCAAAGTTCTCCACCTCCCGGCAAAACGTCATCTACGTTGGCGATTTTTTGAAAGAGTTCGGACCGGATGCGTTGCGGTACTTCATTTCTGTCGCTGGCCCAGAGAACCAGGACAGCGATTTCACCTGGGACGAGTTTGTTCGCAGAACCAATTCCGAGCTAGCCAACGAGTGGGGCAACCTGGTCAACCGGTCGGTGTCAATGGCGCACAAGAACTTTGGGCAGATCCCAGCAATGGTGAATCCCACCGACCTCGATGTTGAGCTACTGCGTGCCTCCGAGCAGGCTTTCGCCACTGTGGGAGATCTGTTGGCGCGCAACCGCTTCCGCGCAGCGACTACCGAGGCGATGCGGGTTGTTGGCCTGGCCAACCGCTATTTATCCGAGACCGAACCATGGAAGCTTGGCGGGGATACCGAACGACAGGGCACGGTGCTGCACGCCGCACTGCAGGTGGTCGATGACGTCAAGACGCTCCTCACGCCATTCCTGCCACATTCTTCGCAGAAGATTTTCGAAACGCTGGGCGGCGAAGGAGTGTGGGCGGCCCAGCCGCGGATCGACGAGGTCGAAGATCTGGGCGACGAGATCGAAGGTGAGATGGGTTTCGAGGGCGGCAGCTACCCCGTCATCACCGGCGACTACAAAAACCAACAGGCCATCTGGAATCGTCGGGGCATCACCACTGGCGCGCCGCTGGCGAAGCCCAGCCCGTTGTTTGCCAAGCTCGAGCCGAGCCTTGGCGAAGACGGCCCCGAATGGGCGCCGATCGTCAAGGGCTGACGATGTCGATACCAGCGTCGGCGGATTCAGCTCGGGGCGTTCCGTTGCCTACCGAACCCGGCATTGACACTCGCAAGGCCGCCGACCCACCGGCGCCGTTAGAGTGCGAGATCATTGATGCCCACACACATCTCGATGC includes:
- the metG gene encoding methionine--tRNA ligase, which gives rise to MTHVLTAVAWPYANGPRHIGHVSGFGVPSDVFSRYQRMIGNEVLMVSGTDEHGTPILVQADAEGVTPKQLADRYNRVIVEDLQSLGLSYDLFTRTTTTNHYAVVQELFRTVHRNGYFVAQTTMSAISPSTGRTLPDRYVEGTCPICGYAGARGDQCDNCGNQLDAIDLINPRSKINGEVPKFVESEHFFLDLPALAQALGEWLHTRTDWRPNVLKFSMNLLADIRPRAMTRDIDWGIPVPLDGWRDRGDKKLYVWFDAVIGYLSASIEWARRYGVDADEWKLWWENKDAHQYYFMGKDNITFHSQIWPAELLAYNGKGSRGGQPGPLGALDLPTEIVSSEYLTMSGSKFSTSRQNVIYVGDFLKEFGPDALRYFISVAGPENQDSDFTWDEFVRRTNSELANEWGNLVNRSVSMAHKNFGQIPAMVNPTDLDVELLRASEQAFATVGDLLARNRFRAATTEAMRVVGLANRYLSETEPWKLGGDTERQGTVLHAALQVVDDVKTLLTPFLPHSSQKIFETLGGEGVWAAQPRIDEVEDLGDEIEGEMGFEGGSYPVITGDYKNQQAIWNRRGITTGAPLAKPSPLFAKLEPSLGEDGPEWAPIVKG